The Onychomys torridus chromosome 9, mOncTor1.1, whole genome shotgun sequence genomic sequence acacacacacacacacacacacacacacacacacacacacaccaagccttGACCTTGACTAATGAGCCTCAGGTGTCTGTGGGGTGAGAGAGCTGATGTAGAATATCTaagttttctttgtgtggctCATTTGCTATCCCAACTTGGCCCTGATAGGTCTCTCCTAGCACACAGGGGCACAGGTAAGTCCTCTGCTGGCCTGATTTCTCTGACGTTGACAGCTGTCTCTTGAGTACCCGGAGGGCTGCTGCAGCTGGTTAGAATCACAGAGTTGCCCACGAAGGAGTATCTCATGGAACCCCCTGAAAAACTTTTCCTTCCACTGGGCTGAGTATCCGGGAAATCTATTCCTTTGGACTGCAGGCCTTCTGGGCATCAAACCAGACAGATGTGTAGCATGGCAAACAGACAGGCGGGCAAACACCAATATTCCACAAAGCAGGAGGGACAGGGGAGAAgggaaaagcacacacacacacacacaccacacgctcACTCACACACGGAGTTTGCAAAGTTTCCTTGTGGAGAAAAAGCCTCCTTGCCAGCGGGATTCGCTGAGACCCAGGCAGATTTCCCCAGGAATCCTCTTCGAAGGcaagcggcagcagcagcagtttcCACCAACAGCCGCAAAACTTCAGTCCTAAAAGTCCCCCAaacttccccctccctttctccctcggTCTTTTGTTCCCCCACTGCATTGCCAACCAAGCAGCTCCCAGCTTCCCACACTGGActgtcctcccccaaccccaaccccaacccctgcCCGGCCCGCAGCCTCGATCCCGGCCTGCTCACACCCGGCTCCCGTGCGCCCCTGGGGGAGCCGGGGGTCGCTCACCCGCCTTGCAGGGGTCTTTGTAGTTGAGGACCTCCGGGGCGTCCTCCTCGCCCAGGTCGTAGGTGTAGTCGGCCAAGTCCAGCGGCCGCCCGGCGCgcgggagcagcagcagcagcagcagtagcagcggCAGCGACAGCAGCGGCAACGGCGGGCGGGCCACGCCGGGCATGCTGGCGGGCAGCGGTGGCGGTCGCGCCCGGACGCGGGAGCGGGGCGACGGAGAAGGGAGCGCTGGAGGCGAAGGGGAGGCGCTCTCCCCCCGTGGCCACCTCTTCCCGTCCCGTTTCCTGTCTCCCGCCCCCCGCTCGGCCCGGCTCGCTCCGGCCCTGGGCTCCGGCGTCCCCTCGCCCTCGGCTCGGtcgctccttttcttttttttccgccgccctcccactcccccccccccttttaggGAAATGAGCTCGCTGGAGGGCGGGTTTTCGCCCAGCTCGGCCCCCCTCGGGGCCGGGACCGTGCTCGGCCGGGCCGGGAAGCGTGCCAGCCGGGCGGGGAGGGCGAGCGTAGCGCCGCCCGCCCCGGAGGGGGATCGGCTGCCTGGGGCCGGGGCCGGGGAGGGGGCGCGGGCCCGGGATGCCCGGAGGCACGGCTCCCGCTAGGGGCCCCCTAGTGGCCGCTGTCCCACGCGGGGCGGAGTGCCTCCGGGCACGGGACACGCTGTCAGGTCCGTTCCTGCCTCTCAATCCCTGGATCAGCGGTCGTTCTCTCAGCCTGAGactccagtctgtctgtctcagacCTGCTCTCTTGCTtctcgctgtctctctgtcttgctGTCTCTCGGCCTGTCTCTGTCGCTGTCCTTCCCTGCGGACACACCGCTGGAGGGCGCCTAACACCCGTGTATGGCACCTAGGTCCAGTCCCCTATCCCCGCATTTTGCCCCCTTCGCCACCACCTGGGGTAGGACCAAATCCCCATCACTCTTAGACAGAAAGGATGTACAGGCAAAGCGTCCCAACTCCCCCAAACCCTTTACTTCCCAGGACGGCTCGCATCGGGAGCGGAACCGAGAAaatgtggaagaaaagaaatgccaCCCTTTGTTTTTCAATCAGGCTGCTTTATTGTTTTGTGATAGGAGCCCCCTGGCTCGTAGGAGACACCTCTCCTCTACTGGCTTCTACCCTCTCCTGTCGGGCATGAACAGGAGCAGCTTCCTGCTTGTCTGCAAAAGACCCTTTGCTGCAGGTCTTTCCTGTCCCGATGCTGTTTCCACCGACCCTGTGGAGCAGAGAACTGATGTGTATCATGTGAAGGAGGGGTACTAAGGAGCCACCTGCTTGATTCCAAGGTGGGCTGTGTCTGTGAGCCTTCCATCCTCTGTGCTCCCCAGACCACTGACTACAGTAAGGTCCCTAGAAGGTCCGTTGACAAAGCAGGCATTTCAAGCCCTCCCAATGTTGCTCAGGCACCCTGAAAGGCACCTTTTCTCACCTGAGGGGCCCTAGATATAGTATAGTGGTAGCTCTCCACACAAGGTGCTCACAGCAAGACCTAGGAAAGCCAGGTCTCTCCCAGAAGACGCGGAACCAGTATCATGCGCTTCCTCTTGGCCCAGCTTAGAGGTGGATGCTGAGGGCTTGGCCTGGAAAGAGCACCTATGTTCAATCTCACCTGTAGTCCTTATTGTGGGACCCTTGGCCAGGCAAATTCTCTGAGGCTCAGTTTCCTCCCCAATACAGAGGGACTGGGCTGGAATCAGAAGCCCACAGGTGGTGTCTGAGCTCAGCCAAAGTCAACAATTTAGCAGCAGGCCAGCTAACAGCTGGGGACGGTGTAACACAGGTGAGTGTAGACATCTGGCCCAGGGGAATCAGTACCATACAGATGGCACTAGCCATCATTTCAAATATTCCTCTCCCCTGCTCTTGGAGGAAGACAGCTCACTCCCTTCACGCACACACCCACCTGGAAATTCTGGAATTTTCTAGTAAAAGCCTCAAGACTAGGGATGCTGTCTGGAGCCATCTTCATGATGTAGCAGTAGGTTCCCGGAGCTGGCTTATAGGCAGTCAGGAGCTAGGCATGTAACACTGGAGGTCATTCAGGAAATTCCCTTTCCTTGCTCACTCCCCAACCCTGATTCTCAGCTAATTCCCTTTAGATTGGCCATGGGAGACACATCTGAGTCAGCGATTTAAGCATCCGAGGGAAGGCAGCCAGGCACGGAATGGGGAGAGACCTCTGGAAAGAGGTGGTACAACTGGGCATTGGTCCCTCGGGCATACTCACCCGCTGGTAGTCATACACAACAATCCCAGTGGAACCAACGGAGAAGGTAGCAATGGTGTCCATGTGCTCGCTCAGGGCTGGGCGTTTCTGAGTTTCCGGTGCTCCAATGCTCATCTCAAGGACCTAGGGAGAAGGTGTCAGGGTGGTGCCTGgcattcctctttcttttctcagccttttggtaCCCATATCTACCCAGAGCCCTCCATTAAAATGCAATGCCTTCTTTCCTGAGATCTCAGGAAGGCTAAACATAATAGGTGTTATAGGGACTGGTGTCTCACATTGTAGGCCAGGGCCTTGGAGGGAAACCATCTGCGCTGGACTGCTACGCCATCTCTGCTTGTATCACCCAAGATATGCTCTGTTTGCccactcccttttcttcctctccagcagctgtccatctgtctgtccatctcacCCAGCCCTTCTGTCTGACATACCTCGTAGCTACTATTTGCCCAACCCAGGCCTGCTCACCATCTCGGTATGTTTCTGACTCATGTGGAGGCCCATGAGCAGGGCCCCCACAATCACCACGACAACAAggaccaccaccacaaccacgaTGAGAAGGCGTTTGAGGTGCACGGGGCAGCACGGGATGCGGAACTGGCTTCTGGGACCTGCTGAGTAATCCTGAGAGAGTGGGAAAATCGGAGAGACAAGCAGGCAGTTGAGAGGATGCCCATTCCTCTCCCTATACAAACCAGACACCCTCTCATACCCCTTTAGGCTATGAATATGCagagaaggactggagagatcagagaaggcTTCTGGGAAGGTGGTTGGATTCTGACAAATAGGATTTGTTAGACCAATGGTATTTTTAGTACCATAGTTACTTAGAAAGTTAGAAGCAAAATCTAGGTTTGGAAGGATCCAAGAGAGTCAGTTAGCAGTCTTATCTTCTGTTTTCCCAAGGCTCCTGGCACCTCAGACCTCGCCAGTGTTTTTGTTCCCTTCAAGGATCCAGGTGGCACCATCTCCACACCTTTGTGTagactcctttcttccttccatgccttcctcctctgccttatGAACACTTGTATATTCTTCCTAGTCCAGTTCATGTGTCATCttcatattttttacatttatttgtgtgtgtgtgtgtgtgtgtgtgtaactcagagACAacatctctccttccatcaggTGAGTTCCAGAGATTAAACTCAAGGTATCACAGTTGGTAGCAAGCACGCCTATCTGTGGAAgcatcctcctccttttttttaaaaagaccatatCTATGGCCCAGGCCAGCTTCCAActccatacatacatatctaaaGATGACCCTGAATGATTATCTTGCTAACACTCCCAAATTGTGTGCAcccccatgcctggtttatgtggtcttggggactgaactcaggtccccatgcttgcaaggCATTCTACCCACTGATCTACACATCCCAGCCTCACATGCcattttccctgtgtagcttttggagcctgtcctggaactcgctctgtagatcaggctggcctcgaactcacagagattctcctggctctgcctcccgagtgctgggattaaaggcgtgcgccactgccgccagGCTGCCAGGGACTCTTAATGATTATAGATCATCCTAACAGCCCAATCCTAAACTGAGTCTATGAgtctagaagaagaaaaaaagcctaTGGATAGAGCAGGCAAGTCCAgtacacttgtgtacacacacacacacacacacacaaccaaacaacaacaacaaaaaaaaaagccaaactaaaacaaaacaaaacaacaacaacaacaaaaaaaaaaaaaccatacaaaaTGACACTCACCGGGGGACTCTCCATCAAGACCTCTTTGCTACCCACATCCATTTTGTAGGCTCTCTCGTCTTCTTGTCTATCTGGTGTGGCCAgtgtcttatatatatatatatcatcagagagaggggacagaggtgAAGGACCGGCTCTCCTGTCTGCCAGCCAAGTCCTTGGCTTTGAAGCTTGTTTGTTCCTGGCTTTTAGAGCCTAGGCCCCGATAAGCCAGCTGCAAGAGCCCCCAAGGGCCCTTGGCCTAGGCACATGAATCCTCTTGGCCCCGACAAGAGCAAACCTGGGTGAGGTGAGCAAACTCACCCTCAGGCCACCTGCTTCTCTCACCGTGGGTGTCTTTCTGGCATGTCTGCCTCTCTTGCTGGCATCTACCCCTGCAGCCCTGTGGTTTCTCTTCTTTTGACAGGCCAAACCTTTCCTGCGGTAGCCAAGAATCTGGCCATCCTTTCCACCAGATAATCTCCCCAGGCTCAGGCATGAGTTCCATTCAGGGACTGAGAAAGTGGGGATTactggtgggggtggagaggtgTCCACTGGGGGAACGGGCCTGGGGCAGCAGCTGGGGATCCTTTAGTGTGGTTTCTTAGACAGGGTCGGGTTCCTCTTCACCCAGCCTCCCACATGGGCTGTCCCTAACCTCAGATTTGCTCCAGCCACTTTCCTCATTCTGTCCCCACTGCTGGGAAACTCTTACTCACGGGTGATGAGTCCTGTTCCACTCTTTGCTCTGGGCTTGTCTGTAAGTTGAACACTCTGGTGGCTTATTCTAGGCCTTACTCTTTGCCTTCTAGAGAGCTAAGGCTCAAACTTAGGGTCATGAACATGCTCGGGAAgccttttaccactgagctacatccccagcccctgacaCTTTCTTAAGCCAAGATGACCTTGCACGGGGCTGAGTGTGGTCCCAATCAGCCATCTTTGCCCTTCTACCCCACTCTATCtactcttctgacctcctgtTTATATCTTCTAAATGTGCCCAGTGTGATTTAACCAAATCCCATCCACTTTCATgaccccctccttctcccctcccgctgccttctctctttccccaaaTTCTCTCCTGTGGCTTGGGGTCCTGAGTCACATCTACCAGTGACTTAGGATTGCTGTTACCCTTTCAATTTGGCCTTGGCTACATGCCTTCAGTtcccttttaaagatttttttttttttacacagggtttctctgtgtagctttgcgcctttcctggaacttactctgtagcccaggctggccttgaactcacagagatctgcctggctctgcctcccaagtgctggaattaaaggtgtacgccaccaccgcctgactaaagatttattgatttgatttgatgtgtatgagtgctttatctgcctgtgtgtctatgcaccaccTGCATGCCTGCGCACCAcctggatccactggaactggagcgACAGACTGTTGtgaacttccatgtgggtgctgggtatcagACCTACATGCTCTGCAAGGGTAGCCAACGcctgtaaccactgagccttctctctagctctctctcaGTCCCTTTTAATTGTCGGCCAGGTGGTCTCGAGAAGTCTTTGCACCCCTCAACTTTTATGAATGTGTAAGCCAGAGCGCAGTACTTCCCTGTATTGACCTGACACTCTTGTTCTCCTACACAGCTGCCCTTGATATCATCCAGATTGTTTCCAGGACTCCTCACGGACACACCAAGTCTACAGGTGTACAAATCCCTTAtacaaaataaactataaaagttacatacatatgcataatctcatgtgttctttaaaaattgcctttgagcaaccaacagctctctaatttgaTTTCAGATCCCCTGAACAAGAGAGAATccatacctggtactggaaatgTCGCTAAATACTCAGTGCACTACAGAAAACCAgcaccaatcaaaatgcagagctgtggagcctggCCACAAGGGATACATCTGCAGAACACAACACACAAAAGGCACAGGGACCATTGatgaagaggggacagaaagactgtGAGTGCCAGAGACTCAGGATCAGGGAATTTGCTGGGAGACTTTGTTGCCTAATGATACCAGCAGCTACATGCATCAAGTCCCACCAATATCACCACCCAAAAGTGAGTTGAACAAGGGGGACACCAACAAATGTACCAAACTGGATGGGGAAAGCCtaaatcctacacaaagaactacaggtgacCTAggaaagctggggggggggtcagagagatggccttccccagggaaggtCACACCAATTTGTtttccagtaccaaatggtcagccttggaaacatacatacagtatcaaaactaaaaatacaaaaaaaaaaaatctttccaaagaaattgtttttgagatttatGTTTTGCTTGGATGCGTATCTGTGCAGCACATGTATCCAGTGCCTGTGGAGAACATAGGAagagtcagattccctggaggtgGAGTCATACACCGTTGGAAGCTGTCTGACTTGAGtgtggggaattgaactctgatcctctgcacgggccatctctccagtcccttgttttattttattttatttttttaaattttactttttttaaagcttatatatatatatatatacacatacatatatatatacatacatatatatacatacatatatatatacatatatatacatacatatatatacatatatatacacacatatatatacatatatatatatatatatatatatacagcatgcaggtcagaagagggcgccagatctcattacagatggttgtgagccaccatgtggttgctgggaattgaactcaggacctctagaagagcagccagtgctcttaacctctgagccatctctccagccccaccttgttttattttgagacagcctcATTTTCTAcctaggttggcctggaactgacGGCAATCCTCTTGGCTTAGCTTCCTGAGGGCAGGATTacgggcatgtgccaccatgctcactcAGCTCCATCTACCCCTGAATTGGTGAAGGCCAAACCTAGACATGCAGAGAGCCAGCTGTGCTGGTCTTTGAAATGTCACCCAGCTTCCTAGCCTATGCTCCAGGCTCACTAGCACCTTGCCCTTCCCTTTGAGCATGAGCTGGcccccttctctccagccttggccaccttccctgtctcccaaggatcccctcaccagctgcagggCCTCAGTCTCAAGGTTGTGCAAGAGCATGGCATCTGAGGTGAGAGATCCTGAGACACTttgtgaggaggagaaggaaggaaatgtttgCTCCCGCCATCCTCCTCGCCCCTCTAACTGCCCCCTTAAATATTTGCCTAAGCCTCCCACGGCTCAGCAAAGTGTCCTAGaatgaggggaaggaagggagggctgagggaagggaaggaagggaaagccaGTGTCCTCCCTGCTTGGTTGTGTGCAGGTGACAGATGTAAGGGACAGCCTGTCTGCACTGCCCACCTCTCTGCCCATCCCCCAGgctcccactcccaccctggGGTTGTCCTGGAAACCTCAAGATTGATGGCTGACTCACACACGCTGGGCCGGAGCCAGGTGGGCAGTGTGCCAGCAGGAGAGCCAAGAACTGCGGGCATCTTGGGGTCCCTGTGGGCATCTCGGGGGGCCGCAGGGTCCAGTTGTGGTACTTACTCTGAACAGGAGCTACAGTTGGGCTGGCTATCATCACCAAGTgtggagagaacagctctgtTGTCTCTCAGGTCCTCAGTCTCTCCCGCAGGCCCTTAGCCAGGGTTCTCCCAGCATTATGACTTAAAGATAACGGACACAACTTGGTTTTGTCTGTTCGGAGGCTGGGGAAAGCTGTTGTCCAGCTTCCCTGAGTGAGTTTCAGATGTTTCTCAACTCCTGGTAGGGGTCCTTGGTAGGAAAAGAAGTGGGGGGACGAGGAGGAGAGAGTGATTGAGGGGAAACTGTCTCTTCAGCTAGGCAGACACAACCCTCAACCTCGCCCCCCAGACCAGCCCTGGGGCACAGCCTTCTTTATTTGCCTTCACCGAAGCTAGTCCTCACTGTGAATACCACTCCCCCAGAAAGGCCGAGAGTCAATGGCACCTGCTCTGGGACCCCTCCATCCTAGCCCCAGACTCTGAGGTCCTTTCACTGCCCTCCCCACCCTGACAACTTAACCCCCATTAGCACACACACTGTTAACTGGAATCAGCAATGATGAAAGGTTCGAGAAAGGCTGTCACGATGTCTtcccaaacagaaggaaaggactatgctttctttgggtttttgtgAACCTGTCACAGGGCGAGGAGCGTGCACACGGCCCCTGTGTGATGATCATATGCAACCACAAGACTGCCACCTAACACAAGGAGGCTCCTTCTGTAAGGTACATGAGACCTGTGTTCCCCTGGAAGCTCTGGAACCCACAGGAAGTCCTGCTTTTCTAGACTTTCCTGGGTCCATCTCTGAAATGGGACTACTATTACCTGTCTTCTCTCCATCACCAAGCTGTCCTGACACTCCAGTGACTTCATGGACATGAAAGGCCAATCGCCATCACTATCATCTACTTCACCCACGGGATGCCTCTCACTAGCTAAGGCGAGGACCCAGACTCCTCCCCCTTGTCTCTGGGTTGCCCTCGGTAACAACTAAGGGCCGTGGAAAGCCTTACAGTGGCCACTATCCCTTCCAGCTCCCAGGCCCTCAGCTGCACGATCCAGGACAAGATTCACTCCGGCCTTTGTGTGCTGGGCAAAGCCGTGCCAGGGACGAGCAGGGATGGCTGTCCAGCTGCCCCAGCCATCCTCACTaccccctcctttctccttcccctcaaGCTGGCATGCAGAAGGCAGCATGGGCAACTGGACCAGCAGAGGCCAGTGAGTGTCAAGAGGCAGGAGTATCCCAgtctggaagaacagtctgtgGGACTTTAACTCAGAGCAGAGATTTCCCCCGATGGCTCAAGCTGGGACAGCTGGggaagatgctttttttcttaGGTGGGGGTCTCCCTATATGgtaaggctggccttggactcttgatcatcttgccttagcctccttcaagagcagtggttcttaacctgtgggtcaagacttCCTTGGGGGTTGGATGACACTTtcaccgggggtgggggtgggggggggggggggggggtgggatatcctgcacatcagatatttgcattacgactcataataatagcaaaattacagttacgaaatagcaaggaaaataattttatggttgggggtcaccacaatatgaagcactgtgttaaagggtcacagtgttaggataGTTGGGAACCGCTACTCTAGAGTGTTTGaatgcaggcatgcaccactgtaccCGGTTGGTTCACacatctctttgttttgtttttgagacaaggtcccaagTACCCCAGGCTAGGCTCAAACTTGatatatagctgaggataaccttgaacttctgtttttcctacctgccaagtgctgggattacagacatacatctaattaccttaaaaaaaaaaaaaaaaaaaaaaaaaagaggtgctggagatcaaaccacATTCATGGCAAACACTCTAACAGCTGAACTACAGCCCCAGTCCTACACTGGGGGCCCTGACCCAGGGCCACTGAACTATATTGCCAGACATCTACATGTttaacaaaaactatcacattgttatttatttatttatttatttatttatttattt encodes the following:
- the Sftpc gene encoding pulmonary surfactant-associated protein C, translated to MDVGSKEVLMESPPDYSAGPRSQFRIPCCPVHLKRLLIVVVVVVLVVVVIVGALLMGLHMSQKHTEMVLEMSIGAPETQKRPALSEHMDTIATFSVGSTGIVVYDYQRLLTAYKPAPGTYCYIMKMAPDSIPSLEAFTRKFQNFQAKPSASTSKLGQEEAHDTGSASSGRDLAFLGLAVSTLCGELPLYYI